The segment AGACCGCGGCGAGTTTCTCAACAATGACCTCGCCGCCTTTTTCGATTTCTGTTTCGAATTCGCCAAACTCCTCGAATTTGTCGAACTCCATTGTGGTGCCAGTCCCACCGTGCTCAAACTCAAGTTCCGATTCAAGACGGATAGTGTCACTAATCTGAAGCTTCGGCGCGACGACAAGCCGTTCAACGTCAATGTGAGCGCGTCGCTCTGGATCAGTCTGCCAATCGAAGTTGGCGTAGTTGATTACTCCGTAGCCAGAGACGCTAAACCGTTTGGATTCAGCCGGTACGACTTGAGCCATCAAAAATAGAAACATAACACAACAGCAGATTCGCAATTCTAACCCTCGGATTTATTGATATAGAGTCTCAATTTCAATAGAGTCTGAAATAAAAACGGGCATCTTTCGCCCGATTGACCACTTTAGTGAATGATATTGAGACTCATTCGCATGTTGATTTTGTAGTATTATAAATTGCTACAATACGTTTGTCAAGTTTTTTTTACAAATTATTGACAAAAAAGATTCCGAGTGTCTGAATTGTGGATTTAACGACCTAAGATAACTTATCTGATTTGCAGAAGGGATAACTCGTTGAGGGAAAGGCTGATTCACACAGATTCTAAAATTAGAACAGGCAACCCGACAGGCAACCCGAACCGCCGGGAACATAATTCCGAGAAAAGGAGATACCAAATGTTATCGGCATTATATCTTGGCTTGGCAGCTTAAACAGTGGTCTATCTACTCGCAGTTCAATATTTAAGCGACTCTGAGTGAGGCGCAGTGCTTCTATTCCAACGATGGCATAAGCACCCAAGCCGGTATCACTTTCTGAATCGTAGGTATATCCCCAGTCGCTATTGTGTGACTCGCGTATTAAACCGAACCACTCCTCCCCTTCACCGACAAATGATGGCCAGTTTCGCTCTCTTATCCTTACTTTCGTTTCATGGCTAGTATTAACGATGGCAAGCCCACCGCCCACATATGGCGAAATATTCCGTTTGTTGAAGAAGTAACGTCCACCGATTGACCAAGCGAGGAAGGAAAACCCTTCGGGTTCACTATTCTGAATCCCAGTTCCCACGGTACCTTCGACCGCATCGCGCCCACTTGTTCGGAACTCGGTTCCCACAGCGTACAATGGGGTCTGATAAGACCAACCGTACTCAAAGCCGGGTTCTGCCGCTATGTCCGTGCCAGGAACAAAGGTTCCAAAGATTCCTACATGCCAAAGGGACTCCCCCGATATCTTCCGGAGTTCGCGAGCCTCCTGTTCGGTGACGGTTTCCATATCGACCGTATCCTCGATCGGCTTGTTGTGGACAAGTGCGTCAACCAGTCTTGGTGCTGCTGGGATCATCTCTTCGATATTTGCTAGGGTGAGCTGCCGCTCGGCGATAATCGTGCCGATGGGTTTTTCCTGACTCAGGCGCACGAAAATCTTCTCACCCAAACGGCGTAAAACAACACGATATGCATTCGTTGAGGCAGGTGCTTCGTAAACAGGATCAGTGACTGATATGCCCTGCTTGCGCAGCTCATCACACACCAACAGCGCCGCGGTCTGCGCGTCAGATTCTGGGATACCCGGATGGTCTCCAATCAGGCAAACAGCGGGAACGCCAGTCTGTGCAACGGTGGGGACAACTAATAGAACGAGGGAAACAAAACCAAACACAAATCCCCAAGTCCGCTTTAGATCAATCATATTAAAATCTCCTTGTGAGACGAAAAATAGAATCTATCTTATAGAATATTTATAACGATTTATTGTGTTTGCGGGTTAACAGGATTATTGATACGAATGCCTGACATAAATACCTGCGGCTTCGAGGATTGGTACATCATCGATGATTGTTTTCGGGTTCAGTGGGTTCGATCGAACATCCAGTTCTTTCAGATTGATTAATTTTACCACAGGCGATAGATCCGAGACGCGGTTGTCGCAAAGGTTCAGTGTTTTCAGATTTGTTAATTCTACCAATGGTGATAGGTCAGATATGCGGTTGGAGCGAAGTATCAAAAATTCCAGATTTGTTAATTTCGCTAAGGGCGATAGGTCTGATATACGGTAGTCGTAAAGATCGAGTTGTTCAAGGGAGGATAGATCGGGTACTGGTTTATAGCAAAGTGACAAAGCCTCTAGATTGGTTAATTCTGCGAGGGGCGATAGGTCTGATACACGGTTGAAGCCAAGTATGAGAATCTCTAGATTGGTTAATCCTGTCAAGGGCGATAGATCTGATACATAGTTAAGGTTAAGTTCTAGGATTTCTAAATTAGTTAATCCGGCCAGTGGTGATAGATCCAATAACTGGTTGTTACTGAGGCACAGATGTTTAAGATTAGTCGCAAACTCAAGACCGGTTAAATCACAAATATTACCCCCATCCCCTTCAAGACTCGTCAAAGCCCCCATATCAGCGTTTGTGATTGTGGCACCTGCGGGCTTGTCAAGCGTGCGCTCAATAGCAGCACGGAAATTGGCATCCGGTATATTAACCGGTTGCACGGAAGTAATCCCTTTCGCGCAACCACTCCATGCAATCCCCAGAGCGAGTAACATGAAGAACAGTATTGAACGACGCAAGACGTGTAACATGACTTCCCCCTACTCTAGGCAAATTGCCCGTTAGGCGCTGTT is part of the Candidatus Poribacteria bacterium genome and harbors:
- a CDS encoding leucine-rich repeat domain-containing protein, yielding MLHVLRRSILFFMLLALGIAWSGCAKGITSVQPVNIPDANFRAAIERTLDKPAGATITNADMGALTSLEGDGGNICDLTGLEFATNLKHLCLSNNQLLDLSPLAGLTNLEILELNLNYVSDLSPLTGLTNLEILILGFNRVSDLSPLAELTNLEALSLCYKPVPDLSSLEQLDLYDYRISDLSPLAKLTNLEFLILRSNRISDLSPLVELTNLKTLNLCDNRVSDLSPVVKLINLKELDVRSNPLNPKTIIDDVPILEAAGIYVRHSYQ